In the Caenorhabditis elegans chromosome X genome, one interval contains:
- the C36C9.11 gene encoding Transposase (Confirmed by transcript evidence), whose protein sequence is MSTKNLLTQDGKLSKNRQVEEKNIFNANPTLVNKIVCDLESF, encoded by the exons ATGTCTACAAAAAATCTTCTGACTCAAGATGGTAAATTG agtAAGAATCGGCAAGTCGAGGAGAAAAATATCTTTAATGCAAATCCCACATT agtgaaTAAAATTGTCTGCGACCTCGAATCATTCTGA
- the C36C9.12 gene encoding Transposase (Confirmed by transcript evidence), with the protein MSTKNLLTQDGKLSKNRQVEEKNSFNANPTLVNKIVCDLESF; encoded by the exons ATGTCTACAAAAAATCTTCTGACTCAAGATGGTAAATTG agtAAGAATCGGCAAGTCGAGGAGAAAAATAGCTTTAATGCAAATCCCACATT agtgaaTAAAATTGTCTGCGACCTCGAATCATTCTGA
- the C36C9.6 gene encoding EF-hand domain-containing protein (Partially confirmed by transcript evidence), which produces MFFFQLKYIYSHFIFSMVYYKNLIFRTLSDWNHCFFGLRFCPSFTKHLVKELVEMLYEADADEDNELNFVELCRLLEVPGAPVTHLDAKICSEIVRYTLFHCFCFSAPLLSYQNFFPEVSFGLPAAACVAGTTIFFWIKTN; this is translated from the exons atgtttttttttcagttgaaatatatttattctcatttcatattttcaatggtttattataaaaatttgatttttagaaccTTATCTGATTGGaatcattgtttttttggacTCCGTTTCTGTCCAAGCTTCACCAAGCACCTGGTCAAGGAATTGGTAGAGATGCTCTACGAAGCTGACGCGGATGAAGACAACGAGCTCAATTTCGTTGAGCTCTGTCGCCTGTTGGAAGTGCCTGGGGCACCCGTGACCCACCTGGATGCAAAAATCTGCAGTGAGATAG TCCGCTACAcactttttcattgtttttgtttctctgCTCCTCTActttcttatcaaaattttttcccggaGGTATCATTTGGTCTTCCTGCGGCGGCTTGTGTGGCTGGCACCaccatttttttctggattaaaacaaattaa